One part of the Triplophysa dalaica isolate WHDGS20190420 chromosome 25, ASM1584641v1, whole genome shotgun sequence genome encodes these proteins:
- the tspan13b gene encoding tetraspanin-13b: protein MVCAGFTCSKNSLCALNILYVMVSLLMIGIAAWGKCFGLVSSFQVVGGIIGVGVFLFFVALAGLIGAMKHHQVLLFFYMIILFLVFVVQFSVSSACLTINEEQQNNLLEVGWNNSLTTQRDVEKSLNCCGFSHMVVNGSCAAPCFHYSTCTTCAAKIQEHAGEVLRFVGGIGLFFSFTEILGVWLTYRYRNQKDPRANPSAFL, encoded by the exons ATGGTGAGTTTACTGATGATTGGCATCGCCGCCTGGGGGAAATGCTTCGGGCTGGTGTCGAGCTTCCAGGTGGTGGGGGGCATCATCGGGGTGGGAGTCTTCCTCTTCTTTGTTGCCCTAGCTGGACTCATTGGTGCCATGAAGCACCACCAGGTTCTGCTGTTCTTT TACATGATCATACTGTTCCTGGTGTTTGTAGTTCAGTTCTCTGTGTCGAGTGCGTGTCTGACTATCAATGAAGAGCAGCAG AATAATCTTTTAGAGGTGGGCTGGAATAATTCTCTGACCACCCAGAGAGACGTGGAGAAGAGTCTGAACTGCTGCGGTTTCTCACACATGGTCGTCAATGGAAGCTGCGCTGCT CCCTGCTTTCATTACAGCACCTGCACCACCTGTGCAGCAAAGATCCAGGAGCATGCTGGGGAAGTGCTGAGATTCGTGGGAGGGATCGGACTCTTCTTCAGCTTCACTGAG ATCCTGGGTGTCTGGCTGACATACAGGTACAGAAACCAAAAGGACCCGCGGGCGAACCCCAGCGCCTTCCTGTAA
- the agr2 gene encoding anterior gradient protein 2 homolog — translation MLKGLLSVLLVLGTLTSTMGKPEKTTPKKEKRIPQTLSRGWGDQLIWAQTYEEALFWSRSRNKPLMVIFHLEDCPHSLSLKKAFAEDKEIQKLADEEFIVLNLMYETTDKHLSPDGQYVPRILLVDPSMTVRADITGRYSNRMYAYEPSDIKLLLSNMQRALKFLKTEL, via the exons ATGCTTAAAGGATTGTTATCAGTGCTCTTGGTCCTGGGGACCCTGACCTCCACTATGGGAAAGCCGGAGAAGACCACTCCAAAGAAAGAGAAGAGGATCCCTCAAACTCTCTCCAGAG GTTGGGGTGATCAGTTGATCTGGGCTCAGACATACGAGGAAGCCTTGTTTTGGTCACGATCCAG GAACAAGCCCCTCATGGTTATATTTCACTTGGAGGACTGCCCACACAGCCTGT ctCTGAAGAAGGCCTTCGCTGAGGATAAAGAGATCCAGAAGTTGGCCGATGAAGAGTTTATCGTCTTGAACCTGATG tatGAAACAACAGACAAGCACTTGTCTCCCGATGGCCAGTACGTTCCAAGAATCCTTTTAGTTG ATCCCTCCATGACCGTCCGGGCTGACATTACTGGTCGCTACTCTAACCGCATGTACGCCTATGAGCCAAGCGACATTAAACTCT TGTTAAGCAACATGCAAAGAGCCTTGAAGTTTTTGAAGACGGAGTTGTGA
- the ppp1r10 gene encoding serine/threonine-protein phosphatase 1 regulatory subunit 10: MAVGPVDPREVLKGVEALLGKDGELRSLEGVAKVFSLMKASHKMVSRCMYLNILLQTKSHDILNRFIRVGGYKLLNSWLTYSKTTTNTPLLQLILLTLQKLPLTVDHLKQNNTAKLVKHLSKSAETEELRKLSLVLVEGWMAIIRSQSVASGVSPNDKKKKKDEGKLRQEVKPREKVAEEEKKKEKPKAYAPSHAKIRFTGLEVESPAPVPVKKTPIAPLLGDKYNIKPALLKRPSTTPSDAPPVEKKYKPLNTTPNSTKEIKVKLIPPQPMEATGFLDALNSAPVPGIKIKKKKSKAVSPTSNKPCPFDSRPQTYSGTQAKPSSPEASSSQTPPHENQDLEQPGTPVPTEDPEAMDTSEKPNALSEPRGEEESLTKKGKKKKSVRWAEEDNLKEYFYFDLDETERVNVNKIKDFGEAAKRELMMDRQTFEMARRHSHDTMEERVPWTPPRPLTMVGSLIIPGSSSREKAIQRDREMGILQEIFLTKESVPDSPHEPDPEPYEPMPPRLIPLDEDSTMTEENFMEQTDPTASVGLASGSGEGSKLPPVLANLMGSMGNSGRSPQAQCGTTPANNNPAVNVQELLTSIMGAQGTNQSPEDLIKQPDFSDKIKQLLGSLQQNQNQNQIPPPNAPPINPGLLGHGPGMNMNNMNMQMPMNGGFPPNKPPGGPHFNHPPPPHGHGPPFNAGGPRMMGPPPGPQGRGADNGNYWGDESMRGGPHRGGHFHRGRGRGEQSFRGGDQGFRGRGGRGGPRGGHNNMGDMSKRPMCRHFMMKGNCRYENNCAFYHPGVNGPPLPPQHGH; this comes from the exons ATGGCTGTGGGCCCAGTGGACCCCAGAGAGGTGCTGAAAGGAGTCGAAGCTCTGCTGGGGAAGGATGGAGAGCTACGGAGCCTTGAGGGAGTCGCCAAAGTCTTTAG TCTCATGAAGGCATCCCATAAAATGGTCAGCAGATGCATGTATCTAAACATTTTGCTACAGACGAAATCGCACGACATACTTAATCG ATTTATCCGGGTTGGGGGCTACAAGCTGTTGAACTCTTGGCTCACCTACTCAAAAACCACCACCAACACCCCCCTGCTTCAGCTCATCCTATTAACCTTGCAGAAACTTCCCCTGACCGTGGATCATCTCAAGCAG AACAACACAGCCAAGCTGGTGAAGCACCTGAGCAAGAGTGCAGAGACAGAAG AGCTAAGGAAGCTGTCATTAGTGCTGGTGGAGGGCTGGATGGCTATTATACGCTCTCAGAGTGTCGCCAGTGGAGTCTCGCCCAATG acaagaaaaagaaaaaagatgagGGAAAACTGCGCCAGGAGGTGAAGCCCCGCGAAAAGGTAGCGgaagaggagaagaagaaagagaaaccGAAAGCATACGCTCCGAGTCACGCAAAGATCCGCTTCACAG gtttggaggTGGAGAGCCCAGCTCCTGTTCCTGTGAAGAAGACCCCCATCGCACCCCTGCTCGGTGACAAATACAACATCAAGCCTGCTTTACTTAAGAGACCAAG CACTACGCCGTCTGACGCACCGCCGGTGGAGAAGAAGTACAAGCCCCTTAACACAACCCCCAACTCTACCAAAGAGATCAAAGTCAAACTTATACCTCCACAGC cgATGGAGGCCACTGGATTTTTGGATGCTCTTAACTCTGCCCCAGTTCCTGGCATCAAAATCAAAAAGAAGAAATCTAAGGCAGTATCTCCAACCTCTAATAAG CCCTGTCCATTCGACAGCAGGCCACAAACCTACTCGGGCACACAGGCCAAACCCTCTTCCCCTGAGGCTTCCTCATCTCAGACCCCTCCTCATGAGAACCAAGACCTGGAGCAGCCCGGCACCCCGGTGCCCACCGAAGATCCTGAAGCAATGGACACCA GTGAGAAACCAAATGCTCTGTCTGAACCTCGAGGCGAGGAGGAATCGCTGActaagaaaggaaagaaaaagaaaagcgTTCGGTGGGCGGAAGAAGATAATCTTAAAGAATACTTCTACTTTGACCTGGATGAGACAGAGAGGG TGAATGTCAATAAGATTAAAGACTTTGGAGAGGCGGCTAAACGGGAGTTGATGATGGACAGGCAGACGTTTGAGATGGCACGTCGTCATTCTCATGACACCATGGAGGAAAGGGTGCCCTGGACTCCACCACGACCTCTGACCATGGTGGGAAGCCTGATCATTCCAGGCTCCAGCAGCAGAGAGAAGGCGATCCAGAGAGATCGAGAAATGGGAATTCTGCAGGAGATCTTCCTTACTAAAGAGAG TGTTCCAGACAGTCCTCATGAACCAGACCCTGAGCCATATGAGCCCATGCCTCCCCGTCTCATCCCATTGGATGAG GACTCCACTATGACGGAAGAGAATTTCATGGAGCAGACAGACCCCACAGCTTCTGTTGGTCTCGCTTCTGGATCTGGCGAAGGCTCCAAGCTGCCTCCTGTTCTGGCTAACCTCATGGGCAGCATGGGCAACAGCGGCCGCAGCCCTCAGGCACAGTGCGGCACCACACCAGCCAATAATAACCCAGCTGTTAATGTGCAGGAACTGCTGACTTCCATTATg GGTGCTCAGGGAACAAACCAGTCACCAGAGGATCTGATCAAACAGCCTGATTTCTCTGATAAAATCAAGCAGCTTCTGGGCTCTCTCCAACAGAATCAAAACCAGAATCAGATCCCACCTCCAAATGCTCCTCCAA TAAACCCTGGTTTGCTCGGACATGGACCTGGAATGAACATGAACAATATGAACATGCAGATGCCCATGAACGGTGGCTTCCCACCGAACAAGCCCCCCGGGGGGCCCCATTTCAACCACCCGCCTCCTCCCCACGGCCACGGTCCTCCCTTTAACGCCGGTGGGCCACGCATGATGGGCCCCCCGCCCGGGCCGCAGGGTAGAGGAGCGGACAACGGCAACTATTGGGGTGATGAATCTATGAGGGGAGGACCACACCGAGGAGGACACTTTCACcgggggagagggagaggagaaCAGAGCTTCAGGGGGGGAGATCAGGGCTTCAGAGGACGAGGTGGACGTGGGGGGCCTCGTGGAGGACATAACAACATGGGTG acATGTCAAAGAGGCCCATGTGTCGCCATTTCATGATGAAGGGAAACTGTCGCTATGAGAATAATTGTGCATTTTACCATCCTGGTGTAAATGGACCACCACTGCCTCCCCAGCATGGacactaa
- the mrps18b gene encoding 28S ribosomal protein S18b, mitochondrial: protein MAASLQRIGIVCSRIFPGILQRNLQTQRIRDWKLTPIASVHRVTLRASSSSSSSADGTESPQTVSRYADSPWEYLKSEEYIERYGSKPVWSDYRRNHKGGIPPQKTRKTCIRGDEICGNPCPICRDPNVIIHHKNVNLLQQFICPYTGIVYDPTRTGVCMKQQKLLNQAVDTARDHGLLPLQLPHVDYSKEDYSNTHGAVGQTPAPSSLTSGELWYPWYGHVEPDERELARVKRIYKAYLK, encoded by the exons ATGGCAGCCTCCTTACAACGCATTGGAATAGTATGCAGTCGCATATTTCCAGGTATTTTGCAAAGAAATCTTCAAACACAG AGAATTCGTGATTGGAAATTAACCCCCATTGCTTCAGTGCATCGGGTGACTCTTCGtgcttcatcttcatcatcatcatcagcagATGGCACTGAATCCCCTCAGACGGTGTCTAGATATGCAGACAGTCCATGGGAGTACTTAAAAAGTGAAG AGTACATTGAGCGATATGGATCCAAACCTGTCTGGTCTGACTACAGAAGGAACCACAAGGGAGGAATTCCTCCTCAGAAGACAAGGAAGACATGTATT AGAGGAGATGAGATTTGTGGGAATCCTTGTCCCATATGCCGGGATCCAAATGTCATTATCCATCACAAG AATGTGAACCTGCTGCAGCAGTTTATTTGTCCTTACACAGGAATTGTGTACGATCCCACTCGAACAG GGGTGTGCATGAAACAACAGAAACTACTCAACCAGGCCGTTGATACTGCTAGAGATCATG gCTTACTTCCGCTTCAGTTGCCTCATGTGGACTACTCAAAAGAGGACTACTCAAACACGCATGGTGCTGTAGGACAGACACCTGCCCCATCTTCCCTCACCTCCGGAGAACTGTGGTATCCATGGTACGGTCATGTTGAACCAGATGAACGAGAACTGGCAAGAGTGAAGAGGATCTACAAAGCCTACctaaaataa